The nucleotide window GGGTCAGTCCATGCCTTGAGCAGCAACGGGCGGCCGTCGAGGGAGGTGGCCAATGCGATCACTGAGGCGTGTCCGGCGTCGTGGTAGCCGCCGAAAGACAGCTTCCAGCGCTCCGCAGCCTGTTCCAGCAGGCCAGGTACCGCGACCAGCCACATCTGGGCACCCGGCCCGTAGTGGTCGAGCAATCGCTGTCGGGATCCCGCGGGAATCTCACCGACCGTCCGCACATTCATCAGCTCAGCACAATCCCATCGGAAACGAGCTCATCCGTCAGCGCCGGGAACTCACCGAGGGCTTCCATGACCAACGCCTGCACCTTGTCGACCTCGGCGTCGGGCGAGGACAGCCGAACGAGGATGCGCCACGGTTGATCCAGCCGCTGCCCCGTGGTGCTCACCAAGTGCACCTCGGCATGCCCCCCAGTCGCTTCGTAGAGCCGGTTGGCGAGCCGCTGCGCAGCCACGTTGTAGAGCTTGCCAACGTGATAGACCGGGTTCTTGCCGTTGGCCCCCTCCAAGTTCATCGGCCTCAACGGCGTGATGAGGCCGTTCACGCGGTTGCCTCGCCCCGCCACCCCTTCGTCACCGGATTCGATCGAGCTGCCGGTGTAGGTCAGGTAGAGCTCGTCCCTTTCCGGCACGTCGCGTGCGTTCAGCCGGAAGCGGGCCTTGGAACCGGGCAGCCGTAGTCCTGCAAGCCGATAGCACTCAGCGAGGACGCTCTCGGTGTTCCGCACGTACTCCGCGCGGCTGCCCACGTGACGTGACTTCTGCGGCACGCACAGCACGACGTCTGCTTGGTCCCCGTCCCAGTACCCCATGAGCTTGACGTCCGAGCCGCACCAGGCGCGGGAAAGAGTGAATTCGCTCTCGCCGGAGAAGTGGTCCACCAGCTCGCGTACGAACGACTCGAAGGGGTTCTCCGGCGCCCAACCGGTGCCGAGGGAGGTGTCGTTCGAGAGCCGCACGCGCCGCTCCCGGAGATCGTCTATGGAGCGCGGGTTGAACCACCGGGTTCGGTCCGGCACCGCATCCCCGGTGAGTACGGCACCAGGGCTGGAGTTGCTGGTGATATTGAAGGTGATGTCGAGGTGACCCGAGACCTCGGCGAGCCGCTCGGCGAAGAAGGACCGCACCTCCGCCTCCACGATCTCCGTGACCGGGATGGGTTCACCACCACACATTGGCGCCGCCCTGCCGTTGACCAGAACCCGCACCGGCGATGTCATCCCGCCAGCCCCGTAGCGCACCTCGCTGGCTCCTCCGAGGAGCGCGAGTTTGTCGAAGTTGTGGTGCAGCACGGCGCCGAAGTGCTCCACCGTGTAGCGGCTGTAGGCACGGGACAGTCGCTCGGCAAGATGGTCGGCCAGGGTGTCAGGGTGGCCGAGTCCCTTGCGTTCCACGATGGTCGTCGCGTTCGGCTGCACCATGCCGGTGTCGATGACGAGATGGCTGTTGTCGATGGTCGTGCTCGTACGAGGCATCACGAACTCCCGTTCAAGGGCCAGAGGCGGATGAGCGCAGGCGTCAGCACGCCTGGACGAGCGATGGGGCGCAGATTCAGCGAGGAACGCCGGCAGCGCGGAGGCGGACGATGGTGTGGGCCAGCGACTGGTACGCGGAGATGTCCTGCTCGTCGGCCGTGAGTCGGCAGACGTCGTGGACGGTGACGAGCCGAATGTCTTGGGGCCGACGGCGATCGAGCCAGAGGAGAAGCCGCCAGGCCAGAACCGGGCCGCTGAAGGGCAGTCGGGTCACAAGATCGACCGGAATACGTCCGAGTGGAGCGTCCTCGTACAACAGGTCGCGCACGAGGTGGAAGACCACGTCGGTGTAGTCCAGGACGGCCGGTCCGCGGGCACTCGCCTCCCAATCGACCACGTGCAGGCGATCGCCGTCGACGAGGAGGTGAGCGGCCTTGAGATCGCCGTGCAGGTGAACGACCGGGTGCGTATCGATGGTTTGAAGGGCCGTGCCCAGCACTGGCCACCAGGGCAGTCGGTGACAACGGCTGGAGAGCTGGTCCAGGAGGAACTGGTGAGAGAGACGTAGATCAACACGCCTTGCTACCCAACCTGAGCCTGGTGTGACGCCGGCAGTGGGCTGATGCATTCGCCCACTCACAGCCACGACGTGACCGATGTATC belongs to Streptomyces finlayi and includes:
- a CDS encoding methionine adenosyltransferase, which codes for MVQPNATTIVERKGLGHPDTLADHLAERLSRAYSRYTVEHFGAVLHHNFDKLALLGGASEVRYGAGGMTSPVRVLVNGRAAPMCGGEPIPVTEIVEAEVRSFFAERLAEVSGHLDITFNITSNSSPGAVLTGDAVPDRTRWFNPRSIDDLRERRVRLSNDTSLGTGWAPENPFESFVRELVDHFSGESEFTLSRAWCGSDVKLMGYWDGDQADVVLCVPQKSRHVGSRAEYVRNTESVLAECYRLAGLRLPGSKARFRLNARDVPERDELYLTYTGSSIESGDEGVAGRGNRVNGLITPLRPMNLEGANGKNPVYHVGKLYNVAAQRLANRLYEATGGHAEVHLVSTTGQRLDQPWRILVRLSSPDAEVDKVQALVMEALGEFPALTDELVSDGIVLS
- a CDS encoding aminoglycoside phosphotransferase family protein, which gives rise to MGGTGVAEPWTGHGLGPFGPAVHKPYSRTQYATDGSAFLKVYVGIDPDGRCRREVATIERAALRGISVPPVLASGGGEAGSWTVFRTMTGTPCSIGTREAVERYIGHVVAVSGRMHQPTAGVTPGSGWVARRVDLRLSHQFLLDQLSSRCHRLPWWPVLGTALQTIDTHPVVHLHGDLKAAHLLVDGDRLHVVDWEASARGPAVLDYTDVVFHLVRDLLYEDAPLGRIPVDLVTRLPFSGPVLAWRLLLWLDRRRPQDIRLVTVHDVCRLTADEQDISAYQSLAHTIVRLRAAGVPR